In Prinia subflava isolate CZ2003 ecotype Zambia chromosome 1, Cam_Psub_1.2, whole genome shotgun sequence, the DNA window GGTATATCTAGAGAGTAACAAGGCCAACactctttttctgaaaagtgaATGTCTGCAGTCCCTTCAACAGCTCCTCAGATCTTTGCCTTATCTTTCACCAGTTTTCCTTTCTAGGTTTCACTCACTGCCCAGCAGTGGGACCCCAGAGTGTGACCTTGCTGGGCCCAGCTCAGACGAGCACTACGCATGAACCAACACAAGACATTGGACAGCAGGGGAGGTGTCACGGGGATTGTTTTCCCATATCCAGCAGCAAAGGCCTGGCATAGACACAGGTTTGCAATAATGGCAACAcaacagggagggagagaatgTCATGCAAAGGGACACCCATTATCCCCAGAAGAGCTGCAAAGCCCAGATGAGCCTGACGTGGCTGTGGGGGAATGAGGACCCTCTCCACAAGACACTCAGAAACCACAGCACATCAGGACCATGGGGTGACTTCACTGATGACACCCCACAGTCCACAGCTCTGGTCACGTCTACAGCCCTCCACAAAAAGCATCATCAGCAACAGTCTTTGGTCTGTAATGCTTGCATTTAAAAGCTGCCGCCAAGGTCAGACGGACATGGACTCAAAAGTAGGACATGAAAGTACAGAGCTGTGGGATGGAAAACATTCCCCACCTCAGGACTCACCACTCTGAGCCAGCCAGGAAGTGTAGCCTGCAAAATGCCCCAAGGCCATGGGACAAGGCTGTCCCGCCTCTCCACAACCAGCATAAAAGCCGGCCCAGAGCCTCTCTCCCTCACACATTTCTCCTCACACCTTCTCCTCGTGCTGACAACCAAGTGAGTCTCAAGTgaccctcctgctcctgctcccctggccccTCTCTTCCAGCAcgctcagccccagcctcagcagccctgacaactccccacagccccacagcagcctccaCACTCCCTCACCATCCTGACACCCTGACCCCTTGCACCCCTCACTCCCACAACCCTGCCTGATCCttctctcttccaggacccTCCACACCACACCCATGGCCTGCAacagcctctgctccccctgcgGACCCACCCCGCTGGCCAACAGCTGCAAcgagccctgtgccctgcaatgCCAGGATTCCCGTGTCATCATCAACCCTTCTcctgtgctggtgaccctgccaggacccatcATGACCTCCTTCCCCCAGAACACCGCCGTCGGATCCACCTCCTCGGCTGCTGTTGGCAGTGAACTCaatgcccagggacagcccatcTCGGGTGGATTTGGCTTTGGCCTTGGCTACGGCCTGGGAGGCCTGGGCTGCTACGGCAGAAGGGGCGGCTACATCTGCTGAGGGATCTCAGCACCACTCCTGACAGCACCAGCTCGGGGTCTGGCAAGAGCTCTTGCTTGCAAAGCACCTAAACTGATCGTCTCTCTACTTGTACTTCACACCTGATTGCTTCATTGTCTTCTTTCTCATCAGTGTTTTCTCAGGATTGCCATTCCCTGAGATCCTCCTTGTGGTAGCTGTTCCCTGAGGTGATAAGTTTTTCTCTctgggatgtcctggactctgacagtgtttcactgaaataaatttttcttgCATTAGAACTGGATTTGGTTGCTCTTTTATTCTGAAGTTCAATTGTCTCACACTTTCACCCTGTGCAATTCCAGCACCCAACCATTATGTTGGATGGAAAAGGATCAAAGAACATTTCCCCACCAGTAACAACCAACACTGACACTGGAAAAAGAACAGAGGGGGGATCTTCCAGACCATGACACAAGGCCATCACCTCATACAGAAAAGGCTTTGACACAACAATTCTGTCCTGGGCTCAGCTTTGTAAAAGTCACGCTATGCCAGCAAGCactttaaaaattctctttccAGCAGCACTCTTGAGTCCTCCAGCAAACAGAGGAATGAGAGCATCCACTTGGGCAGGAACTTTGGAGAGCAACTGCTTCCATCCCCTAATCCACTCAGTGAGGCCCAGCAAGAGCAGGATTGCCAGCACGATGGCCAGTTCAGTTTGGGAGCTCCCAGGAGAGGGAACAAATCATCTCCTAGATTCTCTAAgcaccacacacacagaaaaaatctTGCCTCCTTTGCTAATGGAATTCTGTCTCTTTTCACTCCTGCACTTGCCCCCTTTCCCTtcagtgcagagctgagaaCTGCTGGGCTCCCACACACTCGTGACCCCCCGGCCCTGCCTTGTCTCCTCAgagtcccagctctcccagtctctCCCCTAGCAAAGATCCACCAGCCCCTGCACTCTCTGCTGGCCCTCAGATGGTCTTTGTTCACTACCGAGTTGTGAATCTTCATCTGTGGACGCCAGAACTGTCCACATCACTCCACAGGGGATCTCACCAGTGCTCTAAAGAGAACTACGGCCACCTCTCCCGACTTCATGGCAACAATTCTCTGAAATCTCTCTTGGATATGGGTGACACCCATTGAAGAAAAGTTCCACTGACACCTTCTGGTCTCTTTGTTCTCCACCAGCACCACACGGTCCTGCTCAGAAATGTCATTTTCCAGTTTCTCAGCCCACAGCATGGAACAGGGTCAAGGGCTATTCCTGTCTAAACACAACTTCACTTTTGCCTTGCTTGATCTTAGGGAGATTTCTTTAACCCTCAGTCTCCAGACCCTTCTGAAGGGACAAACAGCCAAGTGAAGCTTAAGCTACTCCATAATATGCCAGCTTGCTGAAAGGACAACTCTCTCACTACTCACATGGAATGGAAAAGTCCAGGTGCTCACACACGACAcagaggcagagcccagagcagcctcaatGACCTGGGAGAGTTTGGGGCCCCACTTCACAACACACCCACAAACTAAACCACACAAGGGCCACAAAATGACCTCACTGATGACACCCATATTTTTCTGAGGCTTTTGTTGTATATTTGGGGTTCTCGACACACATCTTCCATGCCAATGCTCTGAAATGCCAACTCTCACTTTAAAGCTGCTGCCAAGATCAGATGGACACAGCCTGAAGAGAAGGACATGACACTGCAGAGTTGTGGGGAGGAAATCATTCCCCACACCACAATGTGCAAGGCTGTGTCAGACAAACCTGATGTTATGATTTCAGTTCAGGTACCCCTAGAGAGAAACAAGGCCaacattctttttcttaaaatgaatcCAGTCATCTACCAGCCCCTCACACCTTCTTCTCCTTATCCCTCATCAACTATGGATGAACCACCACAAGACCTTGGGGAGTATGGGAGGCATCCCAAAATCACAGGAATTTCTTTCCCATCTCCACTGGGAAAGGTCTGCAATACAGAGAGGATTGGAAAATTTGTAATATGGTAGGGAGACAGAAAATGTGATGGAACTTGGCACCCTCAGAAGAGCTGCAAAGCCCAAAGAAACCTGACATGGCTGTGGCAGAATGAGGCCCCTCTTCACCACACACccacaaaccacagcacagccctgccacgaTGATGACATCCCACCTCTCCAGAGCCCTGGTCACATCTTCAGCCCTCCCAGGCAAACAACATCAACAGCAGCCTTTGGTCTGAACTACTTGCATGGAAAAGCTGCCGCCAAGGTCATGGCCTGGAGAGCAGGACATGACACTGCAGAGTTGTGGGATGCAAAACATTCCCCACCTCAGGACTCAGCAGGCCTGCAAAAAGCCCCAAGGCCATGGGACAAGGATGTCCCGCCCCTCCACAACCAGCATAAAAGCCGGACCAGAGCCTCTCTCCCTCACACACTTCTCCTCacaccttctcctcctgctgacAAACAGGTGAGTCTCAAACCCCTGACCCTCTTCCTTATGCAGCCCTGGCCCCTCTCTTCCAGCAcgctcagccccagcctcagcagccctcacacctccccacagccccacaacACCCTCCACACTCCCTCATGATCATGACACCCTGACCCCTTGCACCCCTCACTCCCACAACCCTGCCTGATCCttctctcttccaggacccTCCACACCACACCCATGGCCTGCAACAacctctgctccccctgcgGACCCACCCCGCTGGCCAACAGCTGCAAcgagccctgtgccctgcaatgCCAGGATTCCCGCGTCATCATCGaccctgcccctgtgctggtgaccctgccaggacccatcATGACCTCCTTCCCCCAGAACACCGCCGTCGGATCCACCTCCTCGGCTGCTGTTGGCAGTGAACTCaatgcccagggacagcccatcTCGGGTGGATTTGGCTTTGGCCTTGGCTACGGCCTGGGAGGCCTGGGCTGCTACGGCAGAAGGGGCGGCTACATCTGCTGAGGGATCTCAGCACCACTCCTgacagcaccagctctgggTCTGGCAAGAGCTCTTGCTTGCAAAGCACCTAAACTGATCGTCTCTCTACCTGTACTTCACATCTGATTGCTTCATAGTCTTCTTTCTCATCAGTGTTTTCTCAGGACTGCCGTTCCCTGAGATCCTCCTTGTGGTAGCTGTTCCCTGAGGTGATAATGTTTTCTCTctgggatgtcctggactctgacagtGTTTCACTGCAATAAATTTTTCTTGCATTAGAACTGGATTTGGTTGCTCTTTTATTCTGAAGTTCAATTGTCTCACACTCTCACCCTGTGCAATTCCAGCACCCAACCATTATGTTggatggaaaaggagcaaagaaCATTTCCCCACCTGTAACAACCAACACTGACACTGGAAAAAGAACAGAGGGGGAATCTTCCAGACCATGACACAAGGCCATCACCTCATACACCAAAGGCTTTGACATAACAAttctgtccccagctctggTCGGTCGAAGTTACTCTCTGCCAGCACACACTTGAAAAATTCTCTTTCCAGCAGCACTCTTGAGTCCTTCAGCAAACAGAGGAACGAGAGCATCCACTTGGGCAGGGAGTCTGGAGAGCAAGTGCTTCCATCGCCTCTGCTCTAGCAGGCACAGCAAGAGCAGGATTGCCAGCACGATGGCCAGTTCAGTTTTGGAACTCCCAGAAGAGGGAACCCATCATATCCTAAACTCTATGAGcacccacacacacagaaaaattcttGCCTCCTTTGCTAATGGAATTCTGTAACTTTTCACTCCTGCACTTGCCCCCTTTCCCTtcagtgcagagctgagaaCTGCTGGGCTCCCACACACTCGTGACCCCCCGGCCCTGCCTTGTCTCCTCagagtcccagctctctcagtctcTCCTCTAGCAAAGATCCACCAGCCCCTGCACTCTCTGGTGGCCCTCAACTGGTCTTTGTTCACTACCGAGTTGTGAATCTTCATCTGTGGACGCCAGAACTGTCCACATCACTCCACAGGGGATCTCACCAGTGCTCTAAAGAGAACTACGGCCACCTCTCCCAACTTCATTTCAACAATTTAGTGAAATCTCTCTTGGATATGGGTGACACCCATTGAAGAAAAGTTCCACTGAGACCTTCTGGTCTCTTTGTTCTCCACCAGCACCACACGGTCCTGCTCAGAAAAGTCATTTTCCAGTTTCTCATCCCACAGCATGGCACAGGGTCAAGGGCTATTCCTGTCTAAACACAGCTTCACTTTTGCCTTGCTTGATCTTAGGGAGATTTCTTTAACCCTCAGTCTCCAGACCCTTCTGAAGGGACGAACAGCCAAGTGAAGCTTAAGCTACTCCAAAATCTGCCAGCTTGCTGAAGGGACAACTCTCTCACTACGCACATGGAATGGAAAAGTCCAGGTGCTCACACACGGCAcagaggcagagcccagagcagcctcaatGACCTGGGATAGTTTGGGGCCCCTCTTCACAACACACCCACAAACCCAAAACTGTGAGTTCTGCAAGGTGACCTGACTGATGATACTGCAGCTTTCAAAATCTTGGTCATGTCTTTGGTGCCTTTTGACACGCACCTTCAAAAACAGTCTTTGGGCTCAAATACTGACACTTTAAAAGAGGAATGACTGTGATGGAAGGGGCAGCTCCTCAcgcacagcccagcagcaaagGACACAGCAGCCTGACACGGCTGTGATGGAATTGGGCCCCACTTCACAACACACCCACAAACCCAAAACTGTGAGTTCTGCAAGGT includes these proteins:
- the LOC134561636 gene encoding feather beta keratin-like; this encodes MPQGHGTRLSRLSTTSIKAGPEPLSLTHFSSHLLLVLTTKTLHTTPMACNSLCSPCGPTPLANSCNEPCALQCQDSRVIINPSPVLVTLPGPIMTSFPQNTAVGSTSSAAVGSELNAQGQPISGGFGFGLGYGLGGLGCYGRRGGYIC
- the LOC134561643 gene encoding feather beta keratin-like, coding for MTLQSCGMQNIPHLRTQQACKKPQGHGTRMSRPSTTSIKAGPEPLSLTHFSSHLLLLLTNRTLHTTPMACNNLCSPCGPTPLANSCNEPCALQCQDSRVIIDPAPVLVTLPGPIMTSFPQNTAVGSTSSAAVGSELNAQGQPISGGFGFGLGYGLGGLGCYGRRGGYIC